One stretch of Narcine bancroftii isolate sNarBan1 chromosome 8, sNarBan1.hap1, whole genome shotgun sequence DNA includes these proteins:
- the LOC138741378 gene encoding transcription elongation factor A protein 3-like isoform X2 has translation MGREENLIRIAKKLDRKVSRRKMDGALDLLQELQGVKMTLKLLQTTRIGMSVNLIRKHSTDEEVITLAKILIKKWKKLLEISVDHKVEKPSGKEGEEDRSSAMLLEPQKYSKEKCTERQDLIISKTSPASAPKSRKSSADGKQDHHRRDSSRSMSPTTLSPASRKNSTDNEESGSASKGKVDSPSSPISPTFSSAVILPPFLSTGETIRDKCIEMLIAALKTDNDYKDYGANCEKMGAEIEDYVYQEFQKTDMKYKNRVRSRISNLKDPKNPNLRKNVLSGAIDLLHLARMSAEEMASDELKELRNVITKEAIREHQMAKTGGTISSLFQCGRCKKKNCTYNQVQTRSADEPMTTFVLCNECGNRWKFC, from the exons ATGGGAAGAGAGGAAAATCTTATCCGCATCGCAAAGAAGTTGGATAGAAAAGTATCCAGGAGGAAAATG GATGGTGCTCTAGACCTGCTCCAGGAACTCCAAGGAGTGAAGATGACACTGAAATTGCTGCAG ACCACCAGAATCGGCATGTCTGTGAACCTGATTCGTAAACACAGCACAGATGAGGAAGTTATCACGCTTGCTAAAATCCTCATCAAAAAATGGAAGAAGCTTCTCG AAATTTCAGTTGATCACAAGGTGGAGAAGCCTTCAGGGAAAGAGGGCGAGGAAGACAGGTCATCGGCAATGCTGCTGGAACCCCAGAAATATTCAAAGGAGAAATGCACAGAACG GCAAGATCTGATCATTTCCAAGACTTCGCCAGCAAGTGCTCCCAAATCTAGGAAGAGTTCTGCAGATGGCAAGCAGGACCACCACAG GAGAGATTCCTCAAGGTCTATGTCACCAACAACTCTCTCACCAGCATCAAGAAAGAACTCCACAGACAATGAGGAGAG TGGCAGTGCCAGTAAAGGAAAGGTGGATTCGCCTTCTTCCCCCATCAGCCCCACGTTCTCCTCAGcagtgattctccctcctttcctgtcAACTGGGGAGACTATCCGTGACAAGTGCATCGAGATGCTGATCGCAGCATTAAAGACTGATA ATGATTACAAGGACTATGGAGCCAACTGTGAAAAGATGGGTGCAGAAATTGAAGATTAT GTCTACCAGGAGTTTCAGAAAACAGATATGAAGTACAAAAACCGGGTCCGAAGCAGAATAAGTAACCTGAAAGACCCAAAGAATCCTAACTTGAGAAAGAATGTGTTGTCTGGTGCGATAGACCTCCTGCACTTGGCAAGGATGAGTGCTGAG GAGATGGCCAGTGATGAGTTGAAGGAGCTACGCAATGTGATAACTAAGGAAGCGATTCGGGAGCATCAGATGGCCAAAACAGGTGGTACCATTTCTAGTCTCTTCCAATGTGGGAGATGCAAGAAGAAAAACTGTACATACAATCAG GTTCAAACCCGGAGTGCTGATGAACCAATGACGACATTTGTTTTGTGCAATGAATGTGGAAACCGTTGGAAG ttctGCTAA
- the LOC138741378 gene encoding transcription elongation factor A protein 3-like isoform X4 — protein sequence MGREENLIRIAKKLDRKVSRRKMDGALDLLQELQGVKMTLKLLQTTRIGMSVNLIRKHSTDEEVITLAKILIKKWKKLLATEISVDHKVEKPSGKEGEEDRSSAMLLEPQKYSKEKCTERQDLIISKTSPASAPKSRKSSADGKQDHHSGSASKGKVDSPSSPISPTFSSAVILPPFLSTGETIRDKCIEMLIAALKTDNDYKDYGANCEKMGAEIEDYVYQEFQKTDMKYKNRVRSRISNLKDPKNPNLRKNVLSGAIDLLHLARMSAEEMASDELKELRNVITKEAIREHQMAKTGGTISSLFQCGRCKKKNCTYNQVQTRSADEPMTTFVLCNECGNRWKFC from the exons ATGGGAAGAGAGGAAAATCTTATCCGCATCGCAAAGAAGTTGGATAGAAAAGTATCCAGGAGGAAAATG GATGGTGCTCTAGACCTGCTCCAGGAACTCCAAGGAGTGAAGATGACACTGAAATTGCTGCAG ACCACCAGAATCGGCATGTCTGTGAACCTGATTCGTAAACACAGCACAGATGAGGAAGTTATCACGCTTGCTAAAATCCTCATCAAAAAATGGAAGAAGCTTCTCG CCACAGAAATTTCAGTTGATCACAAGGTGGAGAAGCCTTCAGGGAAAGAGGGCGAGGAAGACAGGTCATCGGCAATGCTGCTGGAACCCCAGAAATATTCAAAGGAGAAATGCACAGAACG GCAAGATCTGATCATTTCCAAGACTTCGCCAGCAAGTGCTCCCAAATCTAGGAAGAGTTCTGCAGATGGCAAGCAGGACCACCACAG TGGCAGTGCCAGTAAAGGAAAGGTGGATTCGCCTTCTTCCCCCATCAGCCCCACGTTCTCCTCAGcagtgattctccctcctttcctgtcAACTGGGGAGACTATCCGTGACAAGTGCATCGAGATGCTGATCGCAGCATTAAAGACTGATA ATGATTACAAGGACTATGGAGCCAACTGTGAAAAGATGGGTGCAGAAATTGAAGATTAT GTCTACCAGGAGTTTCAGAAAACAGATATGAAGTACAAAAACCGGGTCCGAAGCAGAATAAGTAACCTGAAAGACCCAAAGAATCCTAACTTGAGAAAGAATGTGTTGTCTGGTGCGATAGACCTCCTGCACTTGGCAAGGATGAGTGCTGAG GAGATGGCCAGTGATGAGTTGAAGGAGCTACGCAATGTGATAACTAAGGAAGCGATTCGGGAGCATCAGATGGCCAAAACAGGTGGTACCATTTCTAGTCTCTTCCAATGTGGGAGATGCAAGAAGAAAAACTGTACATACAATCAG GTTCAAACCCGGAGTGCTGATGAACCAATGACGACATTTGTTTTGTGCAATGAATGTGGAAACCGTTGGAAG ttctGCTAA
- the LOC138741378 gene encoding transcription elongation factor A protein 3-like isoform X1, translating into MGREENLIRIAKKLDRKVSRRKMDGALDLLQELQGVKMTLKLLQTTRIGMSVNLIRKHSTDEEVITLAKILIKKWKKLLATEISVDHKVEKPSGKEGEEDRSSAMLLEPQKYSKEKCTERQDLIISKTSPASAPKSRKSSADGKQDHHRRDSSRSMSPTTLSPASRKNSTDNEESGSASKGKVDSPSSPISPTFSSAVILPPFLSTGETIRDKCIEMLIAALKTDNDYKDYGANCEKMGAEIEDYVYQEFQKTDMKYKNRVRSRISNLKDPKNPNLRKNVLSGAIDLLHLARMSAEEMASDELKELRNVITKEAIREHQMAKTGGTISSLFQCGRCKKKNCTYNQVQTRSADEPMTTFVLCNECGNRWKFC; encoded by the exons ATGGGAAGAGAGGAAAATCTTATCCGCATCGCAAAGAAGTTGGATAGAAAAGTATCCAGGAGGAAAATG GATGGTGCTCTAGACCTGCTCCAGGAACTCCAAGGAGTGAAGATGACACTGAAATTGCTGCAG ACCACCAGAATCGGCATGTCTGTGAACCTGATTCGTAAACACAGCACAGATGAGGAAGTTATCACGCTTGCTAAAATCCTCATCAAAAAATGGAAGAAGCTTCTCG CCACAGAAATTTCAGTTGATCACAAGGTGGAGAAGCCTTCAGGGAAAGAGGGCGAGGAAGACAGGTCATCGGCAATGCTGCTGGAACCCCAGAAATATTCAAAGGAGAAATGCACAGAACG GCAAGATCTGATCATTTCCAAGACTTCGCCAGCAAGTGCTCCCAAATCTAGGAAGAGTTCTGCAGATGGCAAGCAGGACCACCACAG GAGAGATTCCTCAAGGTCTATGTCACCAACAACTCTCTCACCAGCATCAAGAAAGAACTCCACAGACAATGAGGAGAG TGGCAGTGCCAGTAAAGGAAAGGTGGATTCGCCTTCTTCCCCCATCAGCCCCACGTTCTCCTCAGcagtgattctccctcctttcctgtcAACTGGGGAGACTATCCGTGACAAGTGCATCGAGATGCTGATCGCAGCATTAAAGACTGATA ATGATTACAAGGACTATGGAGCCAACTGTGAAAAGATGGGTGCAGAAATTGAAGATTAT GTCTACCAGGAGTTTCAGAAAACAGATATGAAGTACAAAAACCGGGTCCGAAGCAGAATAAGTAACCTGAAAGACCCAAAGAATCCTAACTTGAGAAAGAATGTGTTGTCTGGTGCGATAGACCTCCTGCACTTGGCAAGGATGAGTGCTGAG GAGATGGCCAGTGATGAGTTGAAGGAGCTACGCAATGTGATAACTAAGGAAGCGATTCGGGAGCATCAGATGGCCAAAACAGGTGGTACCATTTCTAGTCTCTTCCAATGTGGGAGATGCAAGAAGAAAAACTGTACATACAATCAG GTTCAAACCCGGAGTGCTGATGAACCAATGACGACATTTGTTTTGTGCAATGAATGTGGAAACCGTTGGAAG ttctGCTAA
- the LOC138741378 gene encoding transcription elongation factor A protein 3-like isoform X5, protein MTLKLLQTTRIGMSVNLIRKHSTDEEVITLAKILIKKWKKLLATEISVDHKVEKPSGKEGEEDRSSAMLLEPQKYSKEKCTERQDLIISKTSPASAPKSRKSSADGKQDHHRRDSSRSMSPTTLSPASRKNSTDNEESGSASKGKVDSPSSPISPTFSSAVILPPFLSTGETIRDKCIEMLIAALKTDNDYKDYGANCEKMGAEIEDYVYQEFQKTDMKYKNRVRSRISNLKDPKNPNLRKNVLSGAIDLLHLARMSAEEMASDELKELRNVITKEAIREHQMAKTGGTISSLFQCGRCKKKNCTYNQVQTRSADEPMTTFVLCNECGNRWKFC, encoded by the exons ATGACACTGAAATTGCTGCAG ACCACCAGAATCGGCATGTCTGTGAACCTGATTCGTAAACACAGCACAGATGAGGAAGTTATCACGCTTGCTAAAATCCTCATCAAAAAATGGAAGAAGCTTCTCG CCACAGAAATTTCAGTTGATCACAAGGTGGAGAAGCCTTCAGGGAAAGAGGGCGAGGAAGACAGGTCATCGGCAATGCTGCTGGAACCCCAGAAATATTCAAAGGAGAAATGCACAGAACG GCAAGATCTGATCATTTCCAAGACTTCGCCAGCAAGTGCTCCCAAATCTAGGAAGAGTTCTGCAGATGGCAAGCAGGACCACCACAG GAGAGATTCCTCAAGGTCTATGTCACCAACAACTCTCTCACCAGCATCAAGAAAGAACTCCACAGACAATGAGGAGAG TGGCAGTGCCAGTAAAGGAAAGGTGGATTCGCCTTCTTCCCCCATCAGCCCCACGTTCTCCTCAGcagtgattctccctcctttcctgtcAACTGGGGAGACTATCCGTGACAAGTGCATCGAGATGCTGATCGCAGCATTAAAGACTGATA ATGATTACAAGGACTATGGAGCCAACTGTGAAAAGATGGGTGCAGAAATTGAAGATTAT GTCTACCAGGAGTTTCAGAAAACAGATATGAAGTACAAAAACCGGGTCCGAAGCAGAATAAGTAACCTGAAAGACCCAAAGAATCCTAACTTGAGAAAGAATGTGTTGTCTGGTGCGATAGACCTCCTGCACTTGGCAAGGATGAGTGCTGAG GAGATGGCCAGTGATGAGTTGAAGGAGCTACGCAATGTGATAACTAAGGAAGCGATTCGGGAGCATCAGATGGCCAAAACAGGTGGTACCATTTCTAGTCTCTTCCAATGTGGGAGATGCAAGAAGAAAAACTGTACATACAATCAG GTTCAAACCCGGAGTGCTGATGAACCAATGACGACATTTGTTTTGTGCAATGAATGTGGAAACCGTTGGAAG ttctGCTAA
- the LOC138741378 gene encoding transcription elongation factor A protein 3-like isoform X3, with protein MGSPRRDGALDLLQELQGVKMTLKLLQTTRIGMSVNLIRKHSTDEEVITLAKILIKKWKKLLATEISVDHKVEKPSGKEGEEDRSSAMLLEPQKYSKEKCTERQDLIISKTSPASAPKSRKSSADGKQDHHRRDSSRSMSPTTLSPASRKNSTDNEESGSASKGKVDSPSSPISPTFSSAVILPPFLSTGETIRDKCIEMLIAALKTDNDYKDYGANCEKMGAEIEDYVYQEFQKTDMKYKNRVRSRISNLKDPKNPNLRKNVLSGAIDLLHLARMSAEEMASDELKELRNVITKEAIREHQMAKTGGTISSLFQCGRCKKKNCTYNQVQTRSADEPMTTFVLCNECGNRWKFC; from the exons ATGGGATCGCCCCGTCGG GATGGTGCTCTAGACCTGCTCCAGGAACTCCAAGGAGTGAAGATGACACTGAAATTGCTGCAG ACCACCAGAATCGGCATGTCTGTGAACCTGATTCGTAAACACAGCACAGATGAGGAAGTTATCACGCTTGCTAAAATCCTCATCAAAAAATGGAAGAAGCTTCTCG CCACAGAAATTTCAGTTGATCACAAGGTGGAGAAGCCTTCAGGGAAAGAGGGCGAGGAAGACAGGTCATCGGCAATGCTGCTGGAACCCCAGAAATATTCAAAGGAGAAATGCACAGAACG GCAAGATCTGATCATTTCCAAGACTTCGCCAGCAAGTGCTCCCAAATCTAGGAAGAGTTCTGCAGATGGCAAGCAGGACCACCACAG GAGAGATTCCTCAAGGTCTATGTCACCAACAACTCTCTCACCAGCATCAAGAAAGAACTCCACAGACAATGAGGAGAG TGGCAGTGCCAGTAAAGGAAAGGTGGATTCGCCTTCTTCCCCCATCAGCCCCACGTTCTCCTCAGcagtgattctccctcctttcctgtcAACTGGGGAGACTATCCGTGACAAGTGCATCGAGATGCTGATCGCAGCATTAAAGACTGATA ATGATTACAAGGACTATGGAGCCAACTGTGAAAAGATGGGTGCAGAAATTGAAGATTAT GTCTACCAGGAGTTTCAGAAAACAGATATGAAGTACAAAAACCGGGTCCGAAGCAGAATAAGTAACCTGAAAGACCCAAAGAATCCTAACTTGAGAAAGAATGTGTTGTCTGGTGCGATAGACCTCCTGCACTTGGCAAGGATGAGTGCTGAG GAGATGGCCAGTGATGAGTTGAAGGAGCTACGCAATGTGATAACTAAGGAAGCGATTCGGGAGCATCAGATGGCCAAAACAGGTGGTACCATTTCTAGTCTCTTCCAATGTGGGAGATGCAAGAAGAAAAACTGTACATACAATCAG GTTCAAACCCGGAGTGCTGATGAACCAATGACGACATTTGTTTTGTGCAATGAATGTGGAAACCGTTGGAAG ttctGCTAA